From a single Desulfitobacterium chlororespirans DSM 11544 genomic region:
- a CDS encoding CoA-binding protein, whose translation MQNDIQEFLEQEIWAVVGVSKDPTKFGTKVYHKLKQCGYTVYPINPKLSELEGEPCFPSLSALPVRPDVVSLIVPPQISEQIIDQCAQLGIKRVWMQPGAESNEALLKGRANQMQLIAHECVLVEARSRR comes from the coding sequence ATGCAAAACGATATTCAAGAATTCTTAGAGCAGGAGATCTGGGCAGTAGTCGGGGTCTCTAAAGATCCGACCAAATTTGGCACAAAGGTCTACCATAAACTCAAACAATGCGGCTATACGGTGTATCCCATTAATCCTAAGCTCTCTGAGCTGGAAGGAGAGCCTTGTTTCCCCTCTTTAAGCGCCTTGCCTGTTCGCCCCGACGTGGTCAGCCTCATCGTCCCTCCTCAGATATCGGAACAAATTATTGACCAATGTGCCCAATTAGGTATCAAAAGAGTCTGGATGCAGCCTGGCGCCGAAAGCAATGAAGCCTTGCTGAAGGGGCGCGCAAACCAAATGCAGCTGATT
- the cbiQ gene encoding cobalt ECF transporter T component CbiQ — protein sequence MKQKHRDIHRQGEEEAHEHHRGFRHEHGGWLSIDYLAYSSKIRHWNPTFKVILALLTILLCIALNNVYVSVVVILSMAYLVIEVGGLAFHDYLSVLTIPLTFILISILAVVVDFSGQPSGEYNLYLGFTYLYTTTDMLKNGVFLMLKIIASISGLQLMILTTPSSEIIAVMKKTHLPKDFIALMNMIYRYIFILLEVFAKMKNAAESRLGYRDLKTSYFTFSSVASNMFVLSLKKANAYYDAMEARCYDGELMFLEEDKKIEIRLIVSGAIYILCLLLLWYLTR from the coding sequence GTGAAACAGAAGCACCGGGATATCCACCGGCAGGGCGAAGAAGAAGCACACGAACACCACCGTGGCTTCCGGCATGAGCATGGCGGGTGGCTTTCTATCGATTATTTGGCTTATTCCTCTAAGATCAGGCACTGGAATCCCACTTTCAAGGTCATTCTTGCTTTATTGACGATCCTTCTGTGCATTGCACTTAACAATGTGTATGTTTCTGTCGTTGTAATTCTCTCAATGGCTTATTTGGTCATTGAGGTCGGAGGACTTGCCTTCCATGATTATCTGTCGGTACTGACCATTCCCTTGACGTTTATTCTAATCAGCATCCTTGCCGTTGTGGTTGATTTTTCAGGCCAACCATCGGGCGAATATAACTTGTATCTTGGCTTCACTTATCTCTATACCACGACGGATATGCTTAAAAACGGCGTCTTCCTGATGCTGAAGATTATCGCATCAATTAGCGGACTCCAACTGATGATCTTGACGACTCCCTCTTCCGAAATTATAGCTGTGATGAAAAAGACCCATTTGCCTAAGGACTTTATCGCTCTGATGAATATGATTTACCGGTACATCTTCATTTTACTGGAGGTGTTCGCAAAGATGAAAAACGCCGCAGAATCACGACTGGGCTATCGCGATTTAAAGACATCCTATTTTACGTTCAGCAGCGTCGCCAGCAACATGTTCGTCCTGTCACTGAAAAAAGCGAACGCTTATTATGATGCGATGGAGGCCAGATGCTACGACGGGGAATTGATGTTTCTGGAGGAAGATAAGAAAATCGAAATCAGGTTGATCGTTTCGGGGGCGATTTACATCCTGTGTTTATTGCTGCTCTGGTACCTGACAAGATAA